The following proteins are co-located in the Streptomyces sp. DT2A-34 genome:
- a CDS encoding TetR/AcrR family transcriptional regulator — protein MNISQQRDAARPRARGTERSVARRAELIAIGRKLFADTSYDALSMDDIARQARVAKGLIYYYFQSKRGYYLAIIQDSVADLVTFAASGLELQPVDRVHRTIDSYLRYAEHNQSAYRTIVSGGVGFDTEVHAIRDGVREAIVATLAEGAYGRTDIAPLARMGLLAWVCSVEGATLDWIDRPELNRDTMRELLVKTLGGAMRAIEEMDPSYPAPRPARREG, from the coding sequence TTGAATATTAGTCAACAGCGTGACGCGGCCCGTCCCCGGGCCCGCGGCACCGAGCGCTCGGTGGCGCGCCGTGCCGAACTCATCGCCATCGGGCGGAAGTTGTTCGCCGACACGTCGTACGACGCGCTCTCCATGGACGACATCGCGCGGCAGGCCCGTGTCGCCAAGGGGCTCATCTACTACTACTTCCAGTCCAAGCGCGGGTACTACCTGGCGATCATCCAGGACTCCGTCGCCGATCTGGTCACCTTCGCCGCGAGCGGGCTCGAACTCCAGCCGGTGGACCGGGTCCACCGCACCATCGACAGCTACCTGCGCTACGCCGAGCACAACCAGTCCGCCTACCGCACCATCGTCAGCGGCGGCGTCGGCTTCGACACCGAGGTGCACGCCATCCGGGACGGTGTGCGTGAGGCGATCGTGGCGACCCTCGCCGAGGGGGCGTACGGCCGCACCGACATCGCCCCGCTCGCCCGCATGGGCCTGCTCGCCTGGGTGTGCAGCGTCGAGGGTGCCACCCTGGACTGGATAGACCGCCCCGAGTTGAACCGCGACACCATGCGCGAGCTGCTGGTGAAGACGCTGGGCGGCGCCATGCGCGCCATCGAGGAGATGGACCCCTCCTACCCGGCCCCGCGGCCCGCGCGCCGGGAGGGCTGA
- a CDS encoding acyl-CoA dehydrogenase family protein, translated as MPDRAPQPVDRQLPTDEARDLISLVRDIAQREIAPKAADEEDAGRFPREVFTLLSESGLLGLPYDSEYGGGDQPYEVYLQVLEELAAARLTVGLGVSVHSLACYSLAAYGTKQQQVEHLPAMLGGGLLGAYCLSEPSSGSDAASLRTKAVRDGDGWVITGTKAWITHGGIADFYTVMARTGEEGPRGITAFLVPGDAAGLSAAAPEKKMGMKGSPTAQVHFDGVRVGDERRIGDEGQGFAIALSALDSGRLGIAACAIGVAQAALDEAVAYATERRQFGKPIVDFQGLRFMLADMATQIEAGRALYLAAARLRDAGRPFAKQAAMAKLHCTDTAMKVTTDAVQILGGYGYTADFPAERFMREAKVLQIVEGTNQIQRMVIARHLAGPEGR; from the coding sequence ATGCCCGACCGCGCCCCGCAGCCGGTGGACCGTCAACTGCCCACGGACGAGGCCCGGGATCTGATCTCGCTCGTCCGCGACATCGCGCAGCGTGAGATCGCCCCGAAGGCGGCCGACGAGGAGGACGCCGGACGCTTCCCGCGCGAGGTCTTCACCCTGCTCTCCGAATCCGGCCTGCTCGGCCTGCCGTACGACTCCGAGTACGGCGGCGGCGACCAGCCGTACGAGGTCTACCTCCAGGTCCTCGAAGAGCTCGCCGCGGCTCGCCTCACCGTCGGCCTCGGCGTCAGCGTGCACTCCCTGGCCTGCTACTCCCTCGCCGCCTACGGCACCAAGCAGCAGCAGGTCGAGCACCTGCCCGCGATGCTCGGCGGCGGGCTGCTCGGCGCGTACTGCCTGTCCGAGCCGTCGTCGGGCTCGGACGCGGCATCGCTGCGGACCAAGGCGGTGCGGGACGGCGACGGCTGGGTGATCACCGGCACCAAGGCCTGGATCACTCATGGCGGCATCGCCGACTTCTACACGGTCATGGCGCGTACCGGCGAGGAGGGGCCGCGCGGGATCACCGCGTTCCTGGTCCCCGGTGACGCGGCGGGGCTGAGCGCGGCGGCGCCCGAGAAGAAGATGGGCATGAAGGGCTCGCCCACCGCCCAGGTCCACTTCGACGGTGTCCGGGTCGGCGACGAGCGGCGTATCGGCGACGAGGGCCAGGGCTTCGCGATCGCCCTGTCCGCGCTCGACTCCGGCCGGCTCGGCATCGCGGCCTGCGCGATCGGCGTGGCGCAGGCCGCGCTGGACGAGGCGGTGGCGTACGCCACCGAGCGACGGCAGTTCGGCAAGCCCATCGTCGACTTCCAGGGCCTGCGCTTCATGCTCGCCGACATGGCGACCCAGATCGAGGCGGGCCGCGCGCTGTATCTGGCGGCGGCACGGCTGCGCGACGCGGGCCGTCCGTTCGCCAAGCAGGCGGCGATGGCCAAGCTGCACTGCACCGACACGGCGATGAAGGTCACCACCGACGCCGTCCAGATCCTCGGCGGGTACGGCTACACCGCGGACTTCCCGGCCGAGCGCTTCATGCGGGAGGCCAAGGTCCTGCAGATCGTCGAGGGCACGAACCAGATTCAGCGGATGGTCATCGCCCGTCACCTAGCAGGTCCCGAGGGACGCTGA
- a CDS encoding amidohydrolase translates to MSESTAQPKTVLLRRGEVHSPADPFATAMVVERGQVAWVGSEGAADAFADGVDEVVDLDGALVTPAFTDAHVHTTATGLALTGLDLSDAPSLQAALALVRDFATARPHDRVLLGHGWDSSRWPGGRPPTRAELDEATGGRPLYLSRIDVHSAVVTTALLDMTPGHLDAGDAPLVADAHHAVRATALDAITPAQRTEAQRAALAHAASLGIGTVHECGGPDISSEDDFTGLLRLAAEEAGPRVVGYWAEQAEEGIAKARELGAIGAAGDLFVDGALGSHTACLHQPYADAPHAGTAYLEAAAVAAHVTACTEAGLQAGFHAIGDAAVTAVVEGVRAAADKLGLARIRAARHRVEHAEMLTPETIAAFAELGLTASVQPAFDALWGGEDGMYAQRLGAERARSLNPFAALLRAGVPLAFGSDSPVTPLDPWGTVRGAAFHRTPEHRVSVRAAFTAHTRGGWRAIGRDDAGVLAPGAPADYAVWRTEELVVQAPDDRVARWSTDPRSGTPGLPDLTPGRALPVCLRTVVGGRTVFVRPGE, encoded by the coding sequence ATGAGTGAGTCCACCGCCCAGCCGAAGACCGTCCTGCTCCGCCGCGGAGAGGTGCACAGCCCCGCCGACCCCTTCGCCACCGCGATGGTCGTGGAGCGCGGCCAGGTCGCCTGGGTCGGGTCCGAGGGGGCCGCCGACGCCTTCGCGGACGGTGTGGACGAGGTCGTCGACCTGGACGGTGCCCTGGTCACGCCGGCGTTCACCGACGCGCATGTGCACACCACGGCCACGGGTCTCGCCCTGACCGGCCTCGACCTGTCCGACGCCCCCTCCCTTCAGGCGGCTCTCGCTCTCGTACGGGACTTCGCCACCGCACGCCCGCACGACCGCGTCCTGCTCGGCCACGGCTGGGACTCCTCCCGCTGGCCCGGCGGCCGCCCCCCGACGCGCGCCGAACTCGACGAGGCCACGGGTGGGCGCCCTCTCTACCTCTCCCGTATCGACGTCCACTCGGCGGTCGTCACCACGGCCCTGCTGGACATGACGCCGGGACACCTCGACGCCGGGGACGCCCCGCTCGTCGCCGACGCCCACCACGCCGTACGCGCCACCGCGCTGGACGCGATCACCCCCGCCCAGCGCACCGAGGCCCAGCGCGCCGCCCTCGCCCACGCCGCCTCCCTCGGCATCGGCACCGTCCACGAGTGCGGCGGGCCCGACATCTCCTCCGAGGACGACTTCACCGGCCTGCTGCGGCTCGCCGCCGAGGAGGCCGGACCCCGGGTCGTCGGCTACTGGGCTGAGCAGGCCGAGGAGGGCATCGCCAAGGCGCGGGAGCTGGGCGCGATCGGCGCGGCCGGTGACCTCTTCGTCGACGGCGCTCTCGGCTCGCACACCGCCTGCCTGCACCAGCCGTACGCCGACGCCCCCCATGCCGGCACCGCCTATCTGGAGGCCGCCGCCGTCGCCGCCCACGTCACCGCCTGCACCGAGGCCGGCCTCCAGGCGGGCTTCCACGCGATCGGCGACGCCGCCGTGACCGCCGTCGTGGAGGGCGTGCGCGCCGCCGCCGACAAGCTCGGCCTCGCCCGCATCCGGGCCGCCCGGCATCGGGTCGAGCACGCCGAGATGCTGACCCCCGAGACGATCGCGGCCTTCGCCGAGCTGGGCCTGACCGCCTCCGTCCAGCCCGCCTTCGACGCGCTGTGGGGCGGCGAGGACGGCATGTACGCCCAGCGCCTGGGTGCCGAGCGTGCTCGCTCCCTCAACCCCTTCGCGGCCCTCCTGCGCGCCGGTGTCCCGCTCGCCTTCGGCTCCGACAGCCCCGTCACGCCCCTCGATCCCTGGGGCACGGTCCGCGGCGCGGCCTTCCACCGCACGCCGGAGCACCGCGTGTCCGTGCGCGCCGCGTTCACGGCGCACACGCGGGGCGGCTGGCGGGCCATCGGACGCGACGACGCGGGCGTCCTGGCACCGGGAGCGCCCGCCGACTACGCGGTGTGGCGCACCGAAGAACTGGTGGTCCAGGCCCCCGACGACCGGGTCGCGCGCTGGTCCACCGACCCCCGCTCCGGCACCCCGGGCCTGCCCGACCTGACCCCGGGTCGAGCGCTTCCGGTCTGCCTGCGCACGGTGGTGGGCGGACGAACGGTCTTCGTACGGCCGGGCGAGTGA
- a CDS encoding polyprenol monophosphomannose synthase: MNDGDGTLAAQDRGRQFGPLGTALVIIPTYNEAENIKSIVGRVRKAVPEAHVLVADDNSPDGTGKLADELAVEDDHVQVLHRMGKEGLGAAYLAGFRWGIEKGYGVLIEMDADGSHQPEELPRLLTALKGADLVLGSRWVPGGRVVNWPKSREFISRGGSLYSRLALDLPLRDITGGYRAFRRETLEGLGLDDVASQGYCFQVDLARRAVKAGFHVVEVPITFVERELGDSKMSRDILVEALWRVTSWGARERVGKLMGRAKPSSPSRS; encoded by the coding sequence GTGAACGACGGCGACGGGACCCTCGCGGCACAGGACCGGGGGAGGCAGTTCGGGCCGCTCGGCACGGCGTTGGTGATCATTCCGACCTACAACGAGGCGGAGAACATCAAGAGCATCGTCGGCCGGGTCCGCAAGGCGGTCCCCGAGGCGCACGTGCTCGTGGCCGACGACAACAGCCCCGACGGCACCGGCAAGCTCGCCGACGAACTGGCCGTCGAGGACGACCACGTCCAGGTCCTGCACCGCATGGGCAAGGAGGGGCTCGGCGCCGCCTACCTCGCCGGTTTCCGCTGGGGCATCGAGAAGGGCTACGGCGTCCTGATCGAGATGGACGCCGACGGCTCCCACCAGCCCGAGGAACTGCCCCGCCTGCTGACCGCCCTCAAGGGCGCCGACCTGGTCCTCGGCTCCCGCTGGGTACCCGGCGGCCGGGTCGTGAACTGGCCCAAGTCCCGCGAGTTCATCTCCCGCGGTGGCAGCCTCTACTCCCGCCTCGCCCTGGACCTGCCCCTGCGCGACATCACCGGCGGCTACCGCGCCTTCCGCCGCGAGACCCTGGAGGGCCTCGGCCTGGACGACGTCGCCTCCCAGGGCTACTGCTTCCAGGTCGATCTAGCCCGCCGCGCCGTCAAGGCCGGCTTCCATGTCGTCGAGGTGCCGATCACCTTCGTCGAGCGCGAACTCGGTGACTCGAAGATGAGCCGCGACATCCTGGTCGAGGCGCTGTGGCGGGTCACGTCGTGGGGAGCGCGGGAGCGGGTGGGCAAGCTGATGGGCCGCGCGAAGCCGTCGTCGCCGTCCCGGTCGTAA
- a CDS encoding peptidase C39 family protein translates to MSRAEQPSRRTVLAAAVAAAVAGGGSSGPAAAADTTADGAEPAQAPARTVDYRAWTTYTDWRGGGAAGTRAVAGARPGIVIATPVGTTDYTDPHTGRSARWEYATWTSPVHRLSVPSTEAIASWNAHTPAGTWLQIELRGTYSDGAATPWYVLGRWAAGDQDIRRTSVDDQGDGRSSVWTDTLAIDDPATGLRLTSYRLRLTLYRKPGTKLTPTVWRVGAMGSDVPDRFTVPASAPGLAHELIVPRYSQETHVGQYPEYDNGGEAWCSPTSSQMIIEYWGGRLTPEQLAWVDPAYADPQVCHAARYTFDHQYDGCGNWPFNAAYAATFKGLQGVVTRLGSLTDLATLIAAGIPAITSQSFLAGELTGAGYGTAGHLMTVIGFTAEGDVIANDPNSPSNEAVRRVYKRREWENIWLRTKRYDASGKVVSGTGGVCYLYFPATPTPRQRAALAAVGVR, encoded by the coding sequence ATGAGCAGAGCCGAACAGCCGTCCCGCAGAACCGTCCTGGCCGCCGCGGTCGCCGCAGCCGTCGCCGGCGGTGGCAGTTCAGGTCCGGCGGCCGCCGCCGACACCACCGCCGATGGCGCGGAACCGGCGCAGGCCCCGGCCCGCACCGTCGACTACCGCGCCTGGACGACGTACACCGACTGGCGCGGCGGCGGCGCCGCGGGCACGCGCGCCGTCGCGGGCGCCCGCCCCGGCATCGTGATCGCCACCCCCGTCGGCACCACCGACTACACGGACCCGCACACCGGCAGGAGCGCCCGCTGGGAGTACGCGACCTGGACCTCCCCCGTCCACCGGCTCTCCGTCCCCTCGACCGAGGCGATCGCCTCCTGGAACGCGCACACCCCGGCGGGCACCTGGCTCCAGATCGAACTCCGGGGGACGTACTCCGACGGCGCGGCCACCCCCTGGTACGTGCTGGGCCGCTGGGCCGCCGGTGACCAGGACATCCGGCGGACCTCGGTCGACGACCAGGGCGACGGCAGGAGCAGCGTCTGGACGGACACGCTCGCCATCGACGACCCGGCCACCGGGCTGCGCCTCACCTCGTACCGGCTGCGGCTGACCCTCTACCGCAAGCCCGGCACGAAGCTCACCCCCACCGTCTGGCGGGTCGGCGCGATGGGCTCCGACGTCCCCGACCGCTTCACCGTCCCGGCCTCCGCCCCCGGCCTCGCCCACGAGCTGATCGTCCCGCGCTACTCGCAGGAGACCCACGTGGGCCAGTACCCGGAGTACGACAACGGTGGCGAGGCCTGGTGCAGCCCCACCTCCTCGCAGATGATCATCGAGTACTGGGGCGGGCGCCTCACCCCGGAGCAGCTGGCCTGGGTCGACCCGGCGTACGCCGACCCGCAGGTCTGCCACGCGGCCCGGTACACCTTTGACCACCAGTACGACGGCTGCGGAAACTGGCCGTTCAACGCCGCCTACGCGGCCACCTTCAAGGGCCTCCAGGGCGTGGTCACTCGGCTCGGCTCGCTCACCGACCTGGCGACGCTGATCGCGGCCGGCATCCCGGCCATAACGTCCCAGTCCTTCCTGGCGGGGGAGCTGACCGGGGCGGGGTACGGCACCGCCGGGCATCTGATGACCGTCATCGGCTTCACCGCCGAGGGCGACGTGATCGCCAACGACCCGAACTCACCGAGCAACGAGGCGGTGCGGCGCGTCTACAAGCGGCGCGAATGGGAGAACATCTGGCTGCGGACCAAGCGGTACGACGCCAGCGGCAAGGTGGTCTCCGGCACGGGTGGCGTCTGTTACCTCTACTTCCCGGCGACTCCGACGCCGCGCCAGCGCGCCGCGCTCGCCGCGGTGGGCGTGCGCTGA
- a CDS encoding amino acid permease, which translates to MSERISPPRAKARGGAVPIALDDDATLHAMGYPRKLTRRFQAFDNFAISFTIINIISGIFSGFGFGLNAGGPSVLVFGWIGVSVMVLFVGAAMAEVASAYPTSGALYFSAGKLAKRHKGAWSWYTGWLNFVGQVGGTAATGYAAATFLQAFIALQWPSYEPTPHRTVLITALIIVLQGLANTYTVHLVAVLNRISVWWLLSGLVVIVSALIVMPEHHQSASFVTHFANNTGFTSALYGGMLGLLVTSWTFTGFDGSFHMSEETVRATVNAPKGITRAIGYSAIAGLLLMLALVYSIRDYDRVASADAPPVQILIDGLGLGTAKVVLLIVIGAMLFCGLANLTSNTRQIFAFSRDGAMPGSRWWHSVSPRTRTPVKAVWLAVACSLALVLPGWWSHTAFTAIVSVNVVGLFLAYAVPILLRLRLGDEFQPGPWHLGRWGRPVGVVAVTWILFSSVLFMLPQASPVTAHSFNYAPIALGVVLAVATVWWFAAARRRFHGPVSYGRPDEVAAMDLV; encoded by the coding sequence GTGTCAGAACGGATATCGCCTCCGCGTGCCAAAGCGCGCGGGGGAGCGGTTCCGATCGCGCTCGACGACGATGCGACCCTGCATGCGATGGGTTATCCGAGAAAACTCACGCGGCGCTTTCAGGCATTCGACAATTTCGCCATCTCATTCACCATCATCAACATCATCTCGGGTATCTTCTCGGGCTTCGGATTCGGTCTGAACGCGGGCGGCCCGAGCGTTCTCGTCTTCGGCTGGATCGGCGTCTCCGTCATGGTGCTCTTCGTGGGAGCAGCGATGGCGGAAGTCGCCTCGGCCTATCCGACGAGCGGCGCGCTGTATTTCTCCGCCGGAAAGCTCGCCAAACGGCACAAGGGCGCGTGGTCCTGGTACACGGGCTGGCTGAACTTCGTGGGCCAGGTCGGCGGCACGGCCGCCACCGGGTACGCCGCCGCCACCTTCCTCCAGGCCTTCATCGCCCTGCAGTGGCCCTCGTACGAGCCGACGCCGCACCGGACGGTGCTGATCACGGCCCTGATCATCGTGCTCCAGGGGCTCGCCAACACCTACACCGTGCACCTGGTGGCCGTACTGAACCGGATCTCCGTGTGGTGGCTGCTGAGCGGACTCGTGGTTATCGTGAGCGCCCTGATCGTCATGCCCGAACATCATCAGTCGGCCTCGTTCGTCACGCATTTCGCGAACAACACCGGTTTCACGAGCGCGCTTTACGGCGGGATGCTCGGTCTGCTGGTCACCAGCTGGACCTTCACCGGCTTCGACGGCAGCTTCCACATGTCCGAGGAAACGGTCCGGGCGACGGTCAACGCGCCGAAGGGGATCACGCGGGCGATCGGATACTCGGCGATCGCGGGACTGCTGCTGATGCTCGCATTGGTCTACAGCATTCGTGACTACGACCGTGTGGCGAGCGCCGACGCGCCTCCCGTGCAGATCCTGATCGACGGGCTCGGCCTGGGGACCGCCAAGGTGGTGCTGCTGATCGTCATCGGCGCCATGCTCTTCTGCGGGCTCGCCAACCTCACCAGCAACACCCGGCAGATCTTCGCCTTCTCCCGGGACGGCGCGATGCCCGGCTCCCGCTGGTGGCACTCGGTCTCGCCGCGCACCCGCACGCCCGTCAAGGCGGTGTGGCTGGCGGTGGCCTGCTCGCTGGCGCTCGTGCTGCCCGGCTGGTGGTCGCACACGGCGTTCACCGCCATCGTCAGCGTCAACGTCGTCGGACTCTTCCTCGCGTACGCCGTGCCGATCCTGCTCCGGCTGCGACTGGGCGACGAGTTCCAGCCAGGGCCCTGGCACCTGGGCCGGTGGGGACGGCCGGTCGGGGTCGTCGCGGTGACCTGGATCCTGTTCAGCAGCGTCCTGTTCATGCTGCCGCAGGCCTCGCCGGTGACCGCCCACTCCTTCAACTACGCGCCGATCGCGCTGGGCGTGGTCCTGGCCGTGGCCACGGTGTGGTGGTTCGCCGCCGCTCGCCGCCGCTTCCACGGCCCGGTCAGTTACGGACGCCCCGACGAGGTCGCGGCCATGGACCTCGTCTGA
- a CDS encoding RNA polymerase-binding protein RbpA — protein sequence MSERALRGTRLVVTSYETDRGIDLAPRQAVEYACEKGHRFEMPFSVEAEIPPEWECKVCGAQALLVDGDGPEEKKAKPARTHWDMLMERRTREELEEVLEERLAVLRSGAMNIAVHPRDSRKSA from the coding sequence ATGAGTGAGCGAGCTCTTCGCGGCACGCGCCTCGTGGTGACCAGCTACGAGACGGACCGCGGCATCGACCTGGCCCCGCGCCAGGCCGTGGAGTACGCATGCGAGAAGGGGCACCGGTTCGAGATGCCCTTCTCGGTAGAGGCGGAGATCCCGCCGGAGTGGGAGTGCAAGGTCTGCGGGGCCCAGGCACTCCTCGTGGATGGCGACGGTCCTGAGGAGAAGAAGGCCAAGCCCGCGCGTACGCATTGGGACATGCTGATGGAGCGGCGTACCCGTGAGGAACTCGAAGAGGTCCTCGAGGAGCGCCTTGCTGTTCTGCGCTCCGGGGCGATGAACATCGCGGTTCATCCCCGGGACAGCCGCAAGTCGGCTTAA
- a CDS encoding Lrp/AsnC family transcriptional regulator: protein MEELDRQIVQLLVKDGRMSYTDLGKATGLSTSAVHQRVRRLEQRGVIRGYAAVVDPEAVGLPMTAFISVKPFDPSAPDDIAERLAGVPEIEACHSVAGDENYILKVRVATPHELEELLARLRSLAGVSTRTTVVLSTPYEARPPRI, encoded by the coding sequence ATGGAGGAGCTGGACCGGCAAATCGTGCAGCTGCTCGTCAAGGACGGGCGGATGAGTTACACCGACCTGGGCAAGGCCACGGGCCTGTCCACATCGGCCGTGCACCAGCGGGTGCGCCGGCTGGAGCAGCGCGGCGTCATCCGCGGTTACGCCGCGGTCGTCGACCCCGAGGCGGTGGGGCTGCCCATGACCGCGTTCATCTCGGTGAAACCGTTCGACCCCAGCGCTCCCGACGACATCGCGGAGCGGCTGGCCGGGGTGCCGGAGATCGAGGCCTGCCACAGCGTCGCCGGGGACGAGAACTACATCCTCAAGGTCCGGGTGGCCACGCCGCACGAGCTGGAGGAGCTGCTGGCTCGGCTCCGGTCGCTGGCGGGGGTTTCGACTCGGACGACGGTGGTGTTGTCGACGCCGTACGAGGCACGGCCACCGCGGATCTGA
- a CDS encoding SCO1431 family membrane protein, giving the protein MTAHSATAPRVRTGGPQGDGPKVVEHVMGWILVVVVAMLVTQLGLL; this is encoded by the coding sequence ATGACCGCGCACTCAGCCACCGCCCCCCGCGTCCGCACCGGCGGCCCCCAGGGAGACGGCCCGAAGGTCGTCGAGCACGTCATGGGCTGGATCCTCGTGGTGGTCGTCGCGATGCTGGTCACCCAGCTCGGGCTGCTGTGA
- the fxsA gene encoding FxsA family membrane protein: protein MTTGAPTPTYPARPRRSRLRTFLPLGIAAWLVLEIWLLTVVADAASGLLVFVLLLAGLVLGSVVIKRAGRRAFQALNEALQRGGAPASGGGNGLMMLGGLLIMLPGLISDAVGLLLLIPPVQKALSGYAERTFDRKLREATPGSFGDAFQQARMHHPDGKVVQGEVIRDEPGDAPEGPRPPLTR from the coding sequence ATGACGACTGGCGCACCGACCCCCACCTATCCCGCCCGGCCCCGGCGCTCCCGGCTGCGGACTTTTCTGCCGCTGGGCATCGCGGCGTGGCTGGTGCTGGAGATCTGGCTGCTGACCGTGGTCGCGGACGCGGCGAGCGGGCTCTTGGTGTTCGTGCTGCTGCTCGCCGGCCTCGTGCTCGGCTCGGTGGTCATCAAGCGGGCGGGCCGACGCGCCTTCCAGGCCCTGAACGAGGCGCTGCAACGCGGCGGCGCCCCGGCGAGCGGCGGCGGCAACGGCCTGATGATGCTGGGCGGCCTGCTGATCATGCTGCCTGGCCTGATCTCGGACGCGGTGGGCCTGCTCCTGCTGATCCCGCCGGTCCAGAAGGCCCTGAGCGGCTATGCGGAGCGGACGTTCGACCGGAAGCTGCGTGAGGCGACCCCGGGTTCGTTCGGCGATGCCTTCCAGCAGGCTCGTATGCACCATCCTGATGGCAAGGTCGTGCAGGGTGAGGTCATCCGGGATGAACCGGGAGATGCGCCGGAGGGCCCGCGCCCGCCGCTGACCCGCTGA
- a CDS encoding MFS transporter codes for MGTDTVRTEAGDDAAGRRREQRGWYFYDWACSVYSTSVLTVFLGPYLTSVAEKAADADGFVHPLGIPVRAGSFFAYSVSLSVIVAVLVMPLVGAAADRTGRKKPLLGAAAYVGATATTAMFFLGGDRYLLGGVLLIVANAAQSVAMMLYNSYLPQIAPPEERDAVSSRGWAFGYASGSLMLIVNLVLYLAHDSFGVSESTAVRICLASAGVWWGAFALIPLRRLRDRRSAKDMAEASGTGKETARKPTVPGFRQLAATVRDMRRHPLTLAFLLAYLVYNDGIQTVISQASVYGSEELGLEQSTLIVAVLLVQVLAVAGALAMGRLARIYGAKRTILGSLVAWTVTLAAGYFLPAGAPVWFFVLAAGIGLVLGGSQALSRSLFSHLVPPGKEAEYFAAYEMSDRGMSWLGPLLFGLTYQLTGSYRDAIISLVAFFVIGFALLARVPVRRAISDAGNPVPTTI; via the coding sequence GTGGGCACCGATACCGTGCGGACCGAGGCGGGCGACGACGCCGCCGGGCGGCGACGCGAGCAGCGCGGCTGGTACTTCTACGACTGGGCCTGCTCCGTCTATTCGACGAGCGTGCTCACCGTGTTCCTGGGCCCCTATCTGACGTCGGTCGCCGAGAAGGCGGCGGACGCGGACGGGTTCGTCCACCCCTTGGGCATCCCGGTGCGCGCGGGATCCTTCTTCGCCTACTCGGTGTCCCTGTCGGTGATCGTCGCCGTCCTGGTGATGCCCCTGGTGGGTGCGGCCGCCGACCGCACGGGCCGCAAGAAGCCCCTCCTCGGGGCCGCCGCCTATGTGGGAGCCACGGCCACGACGGCCATGTTCTTCCTGGGCGGCGACCGCTATCTGCTCGGCGGCGTCCTGCTGATCGTCGCGAACGCGGCGCAGTCGGTCGCGATGATGCTCTACAACTCCTACCTCCCGCAGATCGCCCCACCCGAGGAACGCGACGCGGTCTCCTCCCGGGGCTGGGCCTTCGGCTACGCGTCGGGCTCGCTGATGCTGATCGTGAACCTGGTCCTGTATCTGGCCCACGACTCCTTCGGCGTCTCCGAGAGCACGGCCGTCCGCATCTGTCTGGCGTCGGCGGGCGTGTGGTGGGGCGCCTTCGCGCTCATCCCCTTGCGACGACTGCGCGACCGCAGGTCCGCCAAGGACATGGCCGAGGCGAGCGGCACGGGCAAGGAGACGGCGAGGAAACCGACCGTCCCCGGCTTCCGGCAACTCGCGGCGACCGTCCGCGACATGCGCCGCCACCCCCTGACCCTCGCCTTCCTCCTCGCCTACCTGGTCTACAACGACGGCATCCAGACCGTGATCTCCCAGGCGTCGGTCTACGGCTCCGAGGAACTGGGCCTGGAGCAGTCGACGCTCATCGTCGCCGTGCTGCTGGTCCAGGTGCTGGCGGTGGCGGGCGCGCTGGCGATGGGGCGGCTGGCCCGGATCTACGGCGCGAAGCGGACGATCCTCGGCTCGCTGGTCGCGTGGACGGTGACGCTGGCGGCCGGGTACTTCCTGCCGGCCGGGGCGCCGGTGTGGTTCTTCGTGCTGGCGGCCGGCATCGGGCTGGTCCTCGGCGGCAGCCAGGCCCTGTCCCGATCCCTGTTCTCCCACCTCGTCCCGCCCGGGAAGGAGGCCGAATACTTCGCGGCGTACGAGATGAGCGACCGCGGCATGAGCTGGCTCGGCCCGCTCCTGTTCGGGCTCACCTACCAGCTGACCGGAAGTTATCGGGACGCGATCATCTCCCTGGTGGCCTTCTTCGTCATCGGATTCGCCCTGCTCGCGAGGGTTCCCGTACGCCGGGCGATCAGCGACGCGGGCAATCCGGTGCCGACCACGATTTAG